GCTGGATCAGCCGGTGGGACAGCGGCGTCTGGTACAGCGCCGCGGTCACCGCGCGCCGGTAGCTGCGATAGCCGCCTTCGATCACCCCCGCGCGCCAGCCGATTTCCCTCAGAAGCCACCCGAAGGTGCCCGAGCGTTGGCCACCCCGCCAGCAGTAGACCAGCGGTCGCCACCCGCCTTCATGGTGTGCCAGAGGCCCTTCGATATGAAGGGCCGCGTTGCGGAAGACCAGCGCGGCGCCGATCTTTCGCGCCTTGAAGGGACTGTTCTGCTTGTAGATCGTCCCGACCCGCGCCCGTTCGGCATCGTCCAGCACCGGAAGGCTGATCGCGCCCGGCAGGTGATCCTCTGCGAACTCGGAAGGAGAGCGCACGTCGATCACACTGTCGAAGCCATGATTGAAGAGGTCGTCGAGGCTTTTCGGGCGATACATCATTGATCCGATGTAGCGCCGGATCGGGGCCTGGGAAACCCGCAACTTGGCCAAGATGCGATGGGTACAAAAAAGTCGTGCAAATGCTCTGGACAGTGCTGAGCGGCTCGGCTAGACCGCCTCCACCCGAAGGACAGACCTTCACCCGTGCCCGGGTAGCTCAGGGGTAGAGCAGTGGATTGAAAATCCTCGTGTCGGTGGTTCGATTCCGCCCCCGGGCACCATTTATCTCACTGAGATTATTGGACGTTTTAGCCTTCATGGTGGAAAGCCTCCTAAGGTTTGACAGTTTTCGGGAATGGTTTGAAACTTTTGATCGGCGTTCGTTCTCCTTTTCCAGCACTTCCAGCGTGATCCTGTTGCGGTCAGCGAGCTTCGCAGAGCGCGAGTAATGGCGCGCCATGGCGGGCGTCTTCTGGCCCAGCAAGTCAGCAATCTGGCGCTCTTCCAAACCCGCTTCGCGTAGCGTCGTCGCCACTGTGTGACGAAGGCCTTTCAGGGTCAGCCCCGCGCCAATCAGCTCTTCCCGCTCAAGCTTCTTCTTGAAGCGGTCCCATACGGTCGAGAATCCGTTGTATGTCCAAGGTTGCCCTCTAGGTGTTCGTCCTGCAACGAGGGGTTTATCGAATGACCGCGCCCCGGCCTCCAGCGGTGGCAGATCGCGCCGCAGCGCAGGTATTCGACATGCCGCTCTCCCGATTCCGCCGGTATGTCGAGCAAGGCGCCCTACCCCTACGTTCTGCACGGACTGCGAAAGCTGGCGATCATCGAACTGGCAGAGGCAGGGGCGACAGACGCGGACATTCAGACTGTCACGGGGGCAGTCTTCAGAAATGGCGGCCTATTATCGAGCCAAGGCGAACCGGAAGTCATTGAGTCGAGCGGCACAGAAGCGTCGAGAACAGAACGGGAATGGAACGTGTTCGGGGAGTGGACCAGGGGGCCGGAGCGCCACTCCCCTTATTCATTTACCCTAACCCTTTGGTGCCCAAGGTGGGATTCGAACCCACACGCCTTGCGGCGGGGGATTTTGAATCCCCTGCGTCTACCATTCCGCCACTTGGGCAACGCAGCGACATGTATAGCCCTGTCCCGGACAGGTAAAGGGGGTCCGTCGCTTGACCGCCCTTGCGGCCCATGCTCTGACGCCGGGGACCAACCGGAGACCGCCGATGCTGCGCCGCCTTTACGACTGGACGATGGCCCAAGCCCAGGGCCGCAACGCCCTCTGGGTTCTGGCCGTCGTCGCCTTCATCGAAAGCTCGGTCTTTCCGATACCACCGGACGTACTGATGATCCCGATGATCCTCGCGCAGCCGCGCCGGGCCTGGCTGATCGCCGGAGTCGCCACTCTGGCCTCGGTGCTGGGCGGGATGCTGGGCTACGGCATCGGCTACTTCTTCTACGAGGGCGTCGGGCAGCCTATCCTCGAAAGCCTCGGCGAGGCGGACTCGATGGCGGCCTTCAACGACAAGTTCAATGGCGTGGGTTTCTGGGCGGTGCTGATCGCGGGCATCACGCCCTTCCCCTACAAGGTCATCACCATCATGTCGGGCTGGACCGCGATGCCGCTGGGCACCTTCATCGTGACCTCGATCGTGGCGCGCGCCTTCCGCTTCTTTGTCGTCGCGGGCCTGCTGCGCACCTTCGGCGCACCCATTCGTGAATTCATCGAGCGCTACCTCGGTCTTGTCTTCACCGCCTTCGTGGTGCTTCTGGTCGGTGGATTTGTTCTGTTGAAATACCTCTGAGGCCCCGAGATGACCCAGCCCCGCACCCTTCTGACACTGCTCGGCATCGCCGGCTCCGCCGGCCTGCTGCTGGGGGCGCTGGCCTTTCAGTACATCGGCGGCCTGCCGCCCTGCAAACTCTGTTACTGGCAACGCTACGGCCATGTCGCCGCCGTGATCCTCGGCCTTCTGGCGCTTATGGTGCCGCAGCGCCTCCTGCTGTGGCTGGCGGCGCTGGGGGCCGGGTCCAGCGCGGCGGTCGGGATCTATCATACCGGGGTAGAGCGTGGCTGGTGGGAAGGGCCTTCGACCTGCACCTCTGGCCCGGTCGCGGGGAAATCCGTCGACGACCTGCTGAACGACATCATGGCTGCCCCCATGGTGCGCTGCGACGACATCGCCTGGGAGCTGGCGGGCCTGTCGATGGCAAGCTGGAACGTCCTTGCCTCGACGGCCATCCTTTTGTGCTTTGTCTCGGCCGCCAACCGCCTGCGCGACTGAACCGCCCCGCCCGGGGCCCTGCCCCCGTGGAACAAGCGGCGTGACAGCACCGGGTCCCTCTGGCACTACGGGTGCCAGAGGACATCTGCCGGACCCGCGCCCATGACCAACAGCCTAGCCATCGCTCTCGGGCTTGCCATTGCCGCCTTCGTGGCCGCGGATCTCCTGCTCTTCGACGGCACCAACCTGCTGTTCCTCGCCCGCAAGCTTTACTGGCTGATCGACTGGCTCGCCTTCTGGCGCTGACCCGGTTTCCCGGTTGACTTCGCGCCTTGCGGATGCATGTTAGCGATAACGGAATTTCCGATCGTCTTTGGCGCGCACTTCGGCAAGGCTGAAGGCGCCAAACGCCATCTGACCTGCAAGAAGGGAGCCTTCCATGACAGTCAAAGTCGCCATCAACGGTTTCGGTCGTATCGGGCGCAACGTGCTGCGCGCCATCATCGAATCCGGTCGCACCGACATCGAGGTCATCGCCATCAACGACCTTGGCCCGGTCGAGACCAACGCCCACCTGCTGCAGTACGATTCCGTTCACGGCCGCTTTCCGGTGGCGGTCACCCACACCGACGACACCATCGACGTGGGCCGCGGCCCGATCCGCGTGACGGCCATCCGCAACCCGGCAGAGCTGCCGTGGTCGGACGTCGACGTGGTCATGGAATGCACCGGCATCTTCACCTCGAAGGAAAAATGCAAGGCGCATCTGGAAAACGGGTCGAGCCGCGTGCTGATCTCGGCGCCCGGCACGGATGCGGACAAGACCATCGTCTACGGCGTGAACCACGACACCCTGACCGCGGAGGACCTGATTGTCTCGAACGCCTCCTGCACCACGAACTGCCTGTCGCCGGTAGCCAAGGTCCTGAACGACGCCATCGGCATCGAGAAGGGCTTCATGACGACGATCCACAGCTACACCGGCGACCAGCCGACGCTGGACACGATGCACAAGGATCTCTACCGCGCCCGGGCGGCGGCCCTGTCGATGATCCCGACCTCGACCGGCGCGGCAAAGGCGGTGGGACTTGTGCTGCCCGAACTGAACGGCAGGCTCGACGGCGTGGCGATCCGGGTGCCGACGCCCAATGTCTCGGTCGTCGACCTGACCTTCAACGCCGCGCGCGCGACCTCGGTGGAAGAGATCAACGAGGCGATTCGCGCTGCGGCGGAGGGCCCGCTGAAGGGCATCCTGGGCTACACGGACAAGAAGCTGGTCTCGGTCGACTTCAACCACGATCCGCATTCCTCGGTCTTCCACATGGACCAGACGAAGGTGATGGAGGGCACGATGTGCCGCATCCTGTCCTGGTACGACAACGAATGGGGCTTCTCGAACCGCATGAGCGATACCGCCGTGGCGATGGGCAAGCTGATCTGACGATCCGGTTCCGACGGAACCAAGGAGGCTTCGCTGCGGCGGGGCCCCTTTTCGTTTCGCCGCGCCTTGCGCGTCGACCAGCCGGGGGCTCCGCCCCCGGACCCCCGAGGTATTTTGGGACCAAAGAAGGGCTGGCCCTGGCGCCATGACCGCTGCGCATGGCGGACAATCAGGGTTGCCGGGAGGACAAGCCGACTTTGCAGATGCAGCAATTGCGCCGCATCGCAGCAAGACCCATGTTAGCGGAAACAGAACAAAGAGATGTTGAAAGGAAAGACCGATGACCCTGTTTGATACGCTCCGTAGTCGCATGGAACGCCGCGCCCGCTATCGCCGTACCGTTCACGAACTCGAAGCTATGGGTGCCGACGTCCAGCGCGATCTGAACATCGCGCCGGAGGATATCCACCGCATCGCCCGGCACGCCGTCTACGGCTGAAGCCTCAGCGCGTCCGGCCGGCGTTCTTTGCCGCAAGGGCGTCGCGCACGGCGGGACTGACGAATTTCGACACATCCCCGCCGAGGCGCGAGATCTCTTTCACCAGCTTGGACGCGATGGCCTGATGCCGGGCCTCGGCCATCAGGAAAACCGTCTCGACGCTGTCGTCCAGAGCGCGGTTCATCCCGACCATCTGGTACTCGTATTCGAAATCCGCCACCGCGCGTAGACCGCGGATGATGATCGTGGCCCCCACGTCGCGCGCGCAGTCGATCAGCAGGTTCTCGAAAGGGTGGACAAGGATCTCTGTCCCGGTCTCTTCCGCGATCACGCGGGTTTCCCGCTCGATCATGGCGACACGCTCTTCGAGAGAGAACAATGGCCCCTTGTCGCGGTTGATCGCGGCGCCGATCACCAGCCGGTCGACCAGAGACGCCCCACGCCGGATGATGTCGAGGTGCCCAAGCGTGATCGGATCGAAGGTTCCGGGATACAGGCCGATGCGCATGGTCGGGCGCCCCTCCTAGGCTGTGGTCGCATTTCATCGCACGCAACTATATTGCGCGCGCCAATGCAAGGCGGAAACGACAGCCCCGGTTCCCTGCGCCGGTTGGTTCGGAGGCTCAGTGCCCCATGATCATGCCTTCGAGGGCATCCTTTTCCATCGCCAGTTCCGACAGGCGCGCCTTGACCACGTCACCCAGGGTGATCAGGCCGATCATCCTGCCGTCTTCGACCACCGGCATGTGGCGAAAGCGTCCCTCTGTCATCTTGGCAAGGATCGCGTCGGCCATCTCGGCCCGCGTGCAGGTCACCAACTCGCGGGTCATGTAGTCGTCGACCTTGTCGGACAGGCACCCTGCCCCGACCTTGGCGAGGACCCGGACGATGTCGCGTTCCGACAGGATGCCTTCGGCCGCGCTGCCGTCGCTGGAGACCACCACCGTCCCGATCCGTTTCTCCGCAAGGATCTGCGCCGCATCGGCCACTAGGGTCCCCGGCTTAACGGTATGGACGCCATCCGTACCCTTGCTCTTCAGGATTTGCTGCACCTGCATGTCGGGACCTCCTTGCGTTCGATGCCCATGGGACAAGCGTTGCCCGCGCCCCCGATCCTGTCAAGTGTCCGAAAGTCCTGCATTCTGCCGAGGACCGCCGCCTTGGGACCCGGCCCGCACCGCGCCGCCTGTTGCGGCGGCATCCACCACCGCCTCGAGCCGGGCCAGTTCGCGGCGCAACCCCTCCAGCAGGGCGGCGGCAAAGCGATTCATCCGGTCGAGCCGCCGGTCATCCTCGTGCCGGACGAGGTAGAAAGACCGGGTCAGGCTGACCGCATCGCGCAGCACCGGGCGCAATCCCGGCGCCGAGGGCAAGGCGAAATCATGCACGATTCCCAGCCCGGCCCCCTGCCGCAGCCACTGGAACTGCACCGAAACAGAGTTCGAGGCGAGGGCCACGCGGCGCAGCCCCAGCGCATCAAGGTAATCCAGCTCCTTGTCGAAGATCATGTCAGGGATATAGCCCACCATGCGGTGCCCCCGCAGATCCCCGACTCCGTTCAACGGGACGTTTCGGGCAAGATAGGCCTCGCTTGCCGCAAGGTGCAGGCGGTAATCGGCGATCTTCTGCACGACCAGCCGCCCGGCGGTGGGGGCAGAGACGGCAATGGCCATGTCCGCCTCGCGCCGCGACAGGTTCACCACCCGGGGCAGCGCGAGAATCTGCACCTCGAGCTCGGGGTTCTGGGCCGCGATCTCTGCGCAGACCTGCGGCAACAGGAAATTGGCGCAGCCGTCCGGCGCGCCGATGCGGATCTGCCCGGAAAGCCCCTCGGAGCGTCCGCGTACCGCTTCGGAGGCCAGGGAAAGCGCCTGCTCCGCCGCCTCGGCATGGGGCACCAGCCGCGCCCCCCCCTCTGTCAGCGCGTAGCCGTGGGGCGACTTCACGAAAAGCGGCAGGCCCATGTCCTGTTCCAGCCGCGCCACCCGGCGGCCCACCGTCGCCGGATCCATGCGCAGGGTCCGGCCCGCCGCCGACAGGGTCTCTCCACGAGAGACCGCGAGGAAAATCCGCAGGTCGTCCCAACTCTCGGCCATGCCGCCCCCTTTGCAAAAATGCAAAACCTCTTTGCCATTTCTCCACTTTTTCGGGCATTCCTGCAAGACTAAGGTCCGCGCAAGCATGAAGGAGGACCCCATGACCGAACTCACCAACTGGATCGACGGCGCGCACAAGGCCTCGGCCTCCGGCCGTTTCAGCGATGTCTATAACCCCGCAACCGGCGAGGTTCAGGCCAAGACCCCGCTGTCGACCGTGGAAGAATTGAACGACGCCGTCGCCCGCGCCGCCGAGGCGCAGAAGGCCTGGGGTGCTACCAACCCGCAGCGCCGCGCCCGCGTCATGATGAAGTTCGGCCAGCTCATCAACGAGCATATGGACGAGCTGGCAGAGCTGGTCAGCCGCGAACACGGCAAGACCCTGCCCGACGCGAAGGGTGATGTGCAGCGCGGCCTTGAGGTCGTCGAGGTCTGCATGGGCGCGCCGAGCATGCTGAAGGGCGAGTTCACCGACAACGGTGGCCCGGGCATCGACCTGTACTCCATGCGCCAACCGCTGGGTGTCGTCGCGGGCATCACGCCCTTCAACTTTCCCGCCATGATCCCGCTGTGGAAGATGGCGCCGGCGCTGGCCTCGGGCAACGCCATGATCCTCAAGCCGTCCGAGCGCGTGCCCTCCACCGCGCTGCGCCTGGCTGAACTGCTGAAGAAAGCGGGCCTGCCAGATGGTGTCCTGCAGATCGTCAACGGCGACAAGGAGGTGGTCGACGCGATCCTCGACAACGAAGAAATCGCCGCCGTCGGCTTCGTCGGCTCCACGCCGATCGCGCAGTATATCTATGGCCGCGCGGCCTCGAACGGAAAGCGCGCACAGTGCTTCGGTGGTGCCAAGAACCACATGATCATCATGCCCGACGCCGACCTCGACAAGGCTGCGGATGCGCTTGTCGGCGCCAGCTACGGTGCCGCCGGCGAACGCTGCATGGCGATCTCGGTCGCCGTGCCGGTGGGCAAGGAAACCGCTGACCGCCTCATCGACAAGCTGGTGCCGCGCGTCGAGAAACTGCGCGTCGGCCCCTACAACTCGGACCAGGAAATGGACTACGGCCCGGTCATCACCGCGCAGTCCAAAAGCCGCATTGAAAGCCTGATCGCCTCTGGCGTCGATCAAGGCGCCAAGCTGGTGATCGACGGTCGCGGATTGAAGCTGCAGGGCTACGAGAACGGCTTCTTCTGTGGGCCGTCGCTGTTCGACGACGTGACGCCGGACATGGACATCTACAAGGAAGAGATCTTCGGCCCGGTCCTGACCACCGTGCGTGCCGAAACCTACGAGGACGCGCTGAACCTGGTGATCGACAACCCCTATGGCAACGGCACGGCGATCTACACCGCCGACGGCGACACCGCCCGCGACTTTGCCCACCGGGTCAATGTCGGCATGGTCGGCATCAACTTCCCGATCCCGGTGCCGCTGAGCTACCACACCTTCGGCGGCTGGAAGAAATCGGCCTTCGGCGACCTCAACCAATACGGCCCCGACGCCTTCCGCTTCTACACCAAGACCAAGACCGTCACGGCGCGCTGGTTCTCGGGGATCAAGGAAGGCGGAGAGTTCAACTTCAAGGCCATGGACTGACCGGCCCAAAACAACGGACCCAAGCATCGGGCCAGAGCATCGAAGGGGGGCGCCTGCGGGCGCCCCCTGCCCGTTCCGGCGCCTGCAAAAGATCCGTGGCAAACTTGTCACTCTCCTGCGGTGCGGTCCGGCAGCCCACAGCGGCACGCGAGCACATGCCGCCCTTGGCAGCCGCCCGCCCCCGCGCTAGACCCGGCTGGCACCCCAACAGGAGCCCGCATGAAGATCGCCATAGCAACCTCCGACTACTTCGTGGCCGGCGAGACCTTCATCAACCGCCACATCGCCGAGATGTTCGGTGGCAACACCTGCGTGATCTGCGGCCGCCACAACGGTCAGGATCCGCTGGGCAAGCCGCTCTTCGTGCGCCGGGCGCCGCTGTCGCTGACCGACCGTCTGACGATGCCCTTCGCCGCCCTGCACGGCGCAGTCCTGCACGGCACCTCGCGGCTGCCCTTCGGCGCGGGCCGCAAGGCGCTCGCCGGGTTCCTGCGCGACCAGAAGGCCGATACGATCCTAGCCGAGTTCGGCACGCAGGCGCTGGTGGTGGCAGAGCTCGGCAACGAGATGGGCCTGCCGGTCTTCACCTACTGGCGCGGCACCGATGCCTCCGCCGCGCTGCGCTCGGTGCAGCGGGTCCGCTCCTACCGGCTGATGATGCCACGCCTCGCCGGCATGTTCTCGGTCAGCCGGTTCCTGCTCGAAAACCTCGCCGCCCATGGCGTGACCCATCCCAATGCCCATGTCGTGCCCTCCGGCGTCGACATCAGCCGCTTCACACCCGGCCGGAAACGCCCGGGCAGCTTTCTCGCCGTGGGCCGCATGGTCGAGAAGAAGGCGCCCCAGGTGACGCTCCGCGCCTTCGCCCGCGCCGCCAAGGGCCGCGACGCGCATCTGACCTTCATCGGCGACGGCCCCCTGCTGGAGCCGAACAAGACCCTCGCCCGGGACCTCGGCATCGCCGGTCAGGTCACATTCACCGGCGCTCTGCCCCACGAACGCGTCCGCGAACACCTTGAAACCACGGAAATCTTCCTGCAGCACTCGGTCACCGCTAAGAACGGCAACACCGAGGGCCTGCCCACCGCCATCCAGGAGGCGCTGGCCTGCGGTTGCATCACGCTTTCGACCCGGCACGCCGGCATCCCCGAAGCGGTGGAACACGGTGTCAACGGCCTGCTGACCGAGGAATGGGACGAAACCGGCTTTGCCGCCGCCATCACGCGCATCCTCGACGACCCGGATCGCGGTGCCATGGCCCGCGCCGCCCGTGCCACCGCAGAGGCGAAATTCGACAATGCCAGGGGCCTCGCCAAGGTCGAGGACATCATCCGCGCCACCGTGCAGGCGCGATAGGCCCCGCTTCTTTTGTCCCCAAATATCCTCGCCGAAGGCGCCGCCCCCGCCTCCGCCACCACGGCCGGATACAAAACGCTCCGGCGCCGCAAACGCCCACCCGAGGACAAGGCCGCAGGCCGCCGGACGAGAGATCCTGCGCGCGCCCGCGCGCTCCGTCAGGTCACCTGCGGGCGGGTCAAAGACAGGCCACCGGGTCAGACCCGGCCGAGCGCCAGAACCGCATTCAGGCCGCCGAAGGCAAAGGCATTGGACAGCACCACGTCGACCTTTGCCTCGCGCGCCACATTGGGCACCACGTCCAGCGCGCATTCCGGGTCAGGCTCTTCATAGTTGATCGTGGGCGCGATCACGCCCTCGTTCAGCGCCATGAGGCAGGCCAGAAGCTCCACCGCCCCGGTGCCGCCGATGCAATGGCCATGCATCGACTTGGTCGAGGAGATCAGCAGGTCGTCCGCATGGGTGCCGAAGACATCCGCCACCGCCGCGCATTCGGTCTTGTCATTGGCCGCCGTCCCCGTGCCATGGGCGTTCACATAGCCCACCCGCTCTTTCGCGATACGGCCGTCCTTCAGCGCCAGCTCGATGGCCCGCGACGCGCCCTGTTTCGAGGGCATGACGATATCGGCGGCATCCGAGGTCATGGCAAAGCCCAGCACCTCTCCGAGGATCGTAGCGCCCCGGGCGCGGGCGTGTTCGTACTCCTCGAAGACGAAGATACCGGCGCCCTCGCCCTGAACCATGCCGTTGCGGGTGGCGGAGAACGGGCGGCAGGCATCCTTGGACATGACCCGCAGGCCTTCCCATGCCTTGATCCCGCCAAAGCACAGCATCGATTCAGACCCGCCGGTGATCATCGCCGTGCACATGCCCGACCGCACCATCTGGAAGGCCTGCCCCATCGCGTGATTGGACGAGGCGCAGGCGGTGGCCACGGTGAAGGACGGGCCACGCAGGTTGAATTCCATGCTGACATGGCTGGTCGCGGCATTGTTCATCAGTTTCGGCACGACGAAGGGGTGAACCCGGTTCTTGCCCTCTTCGTAGACCGCCCGATAATTCTCGTCCTGCGTGGTCAACCCGCCGCCCGAGGTACCCAGCACCACACCGGCGCCGGTCGAGAGGTCGCCCTTGAACTCCAGCCCCGACTGCGCCACCGCCTGCCGCGCCGCGATCAGCGTGAACTGGGTGAAGCGGTCGTACAGCGCAAGCTGCTGGCGGTTAAAGACGGAATCCGGCTCGAACCCCTTCACCTGCCCGCCGATGCGGATGGCCAGGCGCTCGACGTCGCGGAATTCCAGTTCCGAGATGCCGCACCGGCCTTCCTTCATGGCCTCATAGGTCGCGGGCACGTCCTGCCCCAGCGCATTGATCGTGCCCGCTCCGGTGATGACGACTCGCTTCACGCGCGTTGCTCGGCGATCAGCTTCTCGATCCCGGCCACGATATGCCCGACCGAAGAGATGTCAAAATCCGACTCGGTGGGATCGTTGGCGTTGAAGGGCACCGAGATGTCAAAGCTCTCCTCGATGGCGAAGATCGACTCCACGAGGCCCAGCGAATCGATCCCGAGATCCTCGGGCGTGCTCTCCATCGTGACGTCTGACGGCTCCAGCATCGCCTGTTCGGCGATGATCTCGATCACCTTGCCTTTGACATCCATGCGCGCGCCTCGCCTGTTAAGGAATTTGAGGCTGATTTAGTCATTCCCCGGCGCTTTTGAAACCGCTTTCTTGAGGTCGGCCACCTCGCGGAACAGCCGTGGCAGGCGGCGCAGGCCCTTGTAGGCCTCGACATGGCTTTCCATCTTCATGGCCGGATAGCCCAGCATGACACGCCCCGCGGGCACGTTCGACAGCACCACCGTCGCGCCGCCCAGAATGGCCCGGTCGCCGACGCGCAGATTGTCGCTGATGCCGACCTGACCGGCCATCACCACGTTGTTCCCGATCACCGAGGATCCGGCCACCCCGACCTGACCGCAAAGCAGGCAGTCACGGCCGATCACCACGTTGTGGCCAACGGTCACGAG
This region of Ponticoccus alexandrii genomic DNA includes:
- a CDS encoding YqaA family protein gives rise to the protein MLRRLYDWTMAQAQGRNALWVLAVVAFIESSVFPIPPDVLMIPMILAQPRRAWLIAGVATLASVLGGMLGYGIGYFFYEGVGQPILESLGEADSMAAFNDKFNGVGFWAVLIAGITPFPYKVITIMSGWTAMPLGTFIVTSIVARAFRFFVVAGLLRTFGAPIREFIERYLGLVFTAFVVLLVGGFVLLKYL
- a CDS encoding disulfide bond formation protein B — translated: MTQPRTLLTLLGIAGSAGLLLGALAFQYIGGLPPCKLCYWQRYGHVAAVILGLLALMVPQRLLLWLAALGAGSSAAVGIYHTGVERGWWEGPSTCTSGPVAGKSVDDLLNDIMAAPMVRCDDIAWELAGLSMASWNVLASTAILLCFVSAANRLRD
- the gap gene encoding type I glyceraldehyde-3-phosphate dehydrogenase is translated as MTVKVAINGFGRIGRNVLRAIIESGRTDIEVIAINDLGPVETNAHLLQYDSVHGRFPVAVTHTDDTIDVGRGPIRVTAIRNPAELPWSDVDVVMECTGIFTSKEKCKAHLENGSSRVLISAPGTDADKTIVYGVNHDTLTAEDLIVSNASCTTNCLSPVAKVLNDAIGIEKGFMTTIHSYTGDQPTLDTMHKDLYRARAAALSMIPTSTGAAKAVGLVLPELNGRLDGVAIRVPTPNVSVVDLTFNAARATSVEEINEAIRAAAEGPLKGILGYTDKKLVSVDFNHDPHSSVFHMDQTKVMEGTMCRILSWYDNEWGFSNRMSDTAVAMGKLI
- a CDS encoding DUF1127 domain-containing protein, translating into MTLFDTLRSRMERRARYRRTVHELEAMGADVQRDLNIAPEDIHRIARHAVYG
- the coaD gene encoding pantetheine-phosphate adenylyltransferase, coding for MRIGLYPGTFDPITLGHLDIIRRGASLVDRLVIGAAINRDKGPLFSLEERVAMIERETRVIAEETGTEILVHPFENLLIDCARDVGATIIIRGLRAVADFEYEYQMVGMNRALDDSVETVFLMAEARHQAIASKLVKEISRLGGDVSKFVSPAVRDALAAKNAGRTR
- a CDS encoding CBS domain-containing protein, which gives rise to MQVQQILKSKGTDGVHTVKPGTLVADAAQILAEKRIGTVVVSSDGSAAEGILSERDIVRVLAKVGAGCLSDKVDDYMTRELVTCTRAEMADAILAKMTEGRFRHMPVVEDGRMIGLITLGDVVKARLSELAMEKDALEGMIMGH
- a CDS encoding LysR family transcriptional regulator, which translates into the protein MAESWDDLRIFLAVSRGETLSAAGRTLRMDPATVGRRVARLEQDMGLPLFVKSPHGYALTEGGARLVPHAEAAEQALSLASEAVRGRSEGLSGQIRIGAPDGCANFLLPQVCAEIAAQNPELEVQILALPRVVNLSRREADMAIAVSAPTAGRLVVQKIADYRLHLAASEAYLARNVPLNGVGDLRGHRMVGYIPDMIFDKELDYLDALGLRRVALASNSVSVQFQWLRQGAGLGIVHDFALPSAPGLRPVLRDAVSLTRSFYLVRHEDDRRLDRMNRFAAALLEGLRRELARLEAVVDAAATGGAVRAGSQGGGPRQNAGLSDT
- a CDS encoding CoA-acylating methylmalonate-semialdehyde dehydrogenase; this translates as MTELTNWIDGAHKASASGRFSDVYNPATGEVQAKTPLSTVEELNDAVARAAEAQKAWGATNPQRRARVMMKFGQLINEHMDELAELVSREHGKTLPDAKGDVQRGLEVVEVCMGAPSMLKGEFTDNGGPGIDLYSMRQPLGVVAGITPFNFPAMIPLWKMAPALASGNAMILKPSERVPSTALRLAELLKKAGLPDGVLQIVNGDKEVVDAILDNEEIAAVGFVGSTPIAQYIYGRAASNGKRAQCFGGAKNHMIIMPDADLDKAADALVGASYGAAGERCMAISVAVPVGKETADRLIDKLVPRVEKLRVGPYNSDQEMDYGPVITAQSKSRIESLIASGVDQGAKLVIDGRGLKLQGYENGFFCGPSLFDDVTPDMDIYKEEIFGPVLTTVRAETYEDALNLVIDNPYGNGTAIYTADGDTARDFAHRVNVGMVGINFPIPVPLSYHTFGGWKKSAFGDLNQYGPDAFRFYTKTKTVTARWFSGIKEGGEFNFKAMD
- a CDS encoding glycosyltransferase, whose translation is MKIAIATSDYFVAGETFINRHIAEMFGGNTCVICGRHNGQDPLGKPLFVRRAPLSLTDRLTMPFAALHGAVLHGTSRLPFGAGRKALAGFLRDQKADTILAEFGTQALVVAELGNEMGLPVFTYWRGTDASAALRSVQRVRSYRLMMPRLAGMFSVSRFLLENLAAHGVTHPNAHVVPSGVDISRFTPGRKRPGSFLAVGRMVEKKAPQVTLRAFARAAKGRDAHLTFIGDGPLLEPNKTLARDLGIAGQVTFTGALPHERVREHLETTEIFLQHSVTAKNGNTEGLPTAIQEALACGCITLSTRHAGIPEAVEHGVNGLLTEEWDETGFAAAITRILDDPDRGAMARAARATAEAKFDNARGLAKVEDIIRATVQAR
- a CDS encoding beta-ketoacyl-[acyl-carrier-protein] synthase family protein — translated: MKRVVITGAGTINALGQDVPATYEAMKEGRCGISELEFRDVERLAIRIGGQVKGFEPDSVFNRQQLALYDRFTQFTLIAARQAVAQSGLEFKGDLSTGAGVVLGTSGGGLTTQDENYRAVYEEGKNRVHPFVVPKLMNNAATSHVSMEFNLRGPSFTVATACASSNHAMGQAFQMVRSGMCTAMITGGSESMLCFGGIKAWEGLRVMSKDACRPFSATRNGMVQGEGAGIFVFEEYEHARARGATILGEVLGFAMTSDAADIVMPSKQGASRAIELALKDGRIAKERVGYVNAHGTGTAANDKTECAAVADVFGTHADDLLISSTKSMHGHCIGGTGAVELLACLMALNEGVIAPTINYEEPDPECALDVVPNVAREAKVDVVLSNAFAFGGLNAVLALGRV
- a CDS encoding acyl carrier protein, which encodes MDVKGKVIEIIAEQAMLEPSDVTMESTPEDLGIDSLGLVESIFAIEESFDISVPFNANDPTESDFDISSVGHIVAGIEKLIAEQRA